Within Vicia villosa cultivar HV-30 ecotype Madison, WI linkage group LG1, Vvil1.0, whole genome shotgun sequence, the genomic segment AAGATTTGACAATGTCCGACCTCAAATAAATCGATAATAACTAAATGTATGTAAAATGACatagtattattaatattttattaaaaagtaattttattGACAATTTCTCATACATATTATTATTCATATATTTAATTTCTTATAATCCCTTTAAATTTTTATTCCAtctgtttctttttaagtgtcattttagcaaaaagctcttcaactaagatagtggattgttagagttacttttcctatcatacccttatttatttttctctttctaaataaattcattcatacactctctttttccaataactaattgaaaaatgtgaggtggagttattgagaaaagaagggtataattgacaaattataacattaaattataaaacgacacttaaataggaacaaaaaaattcttctaaaacgacacttaaaaaggaacggagggagtactttGTTAACtcattatttcaaatttaaaaacaaatgcaacaaaaaaaaattaagaagcataaatataataaatgtcTTTTTTATTGTGATCGCAAAGGCTTTTTTTTAAACTATATATACCAAACTTAAAAGATAAccttaaaaatttatttgaaagtaaccttaaaaatttattttcacgTTTGTTCACAACAAATGTTCTTTCTTCTATAAATGTGCCTCGATTTCTATCACATGTTTTGTAGCCTTTTTTCCTCTTCCCCTTTAACCGAAATCCACCTACAATAGTGGTTAAACAGAGAAAAATGAAGACATTTAAAAGTTTCTATTTTATCTATAATTGTTTAGCAATCTGagtagagaaagaagaaaagaaatcaaGGTATTTGACTAATGTAAAACAACACTTTTCCATCTTTTTTCTAAGTAAAAGAGAAAACCGGTCAGACCAACCATTTTATCCATTTTCCCTAGCTTCTTGGTTTATGTATGGTTCTTTTCTATAGTTATTTTAAGGGTTAGTTGGACCAGACACTAGTCCAGTTTAACTAGTTGAACCATGGTTTGATATGATTTTTAATACTTTGATTACACTGACTTTCATGTGGCTTGTACCGAAGATTCATATCCGCTTTCCAACATCAACAAAATGGTAGATAATTATGTTGGCTACAAGATGTTGTCATTCATGGACGTGTTTCAGATATAACCAAATCCTAATGCATGAAAAGGACAGAGACAAAACCACCTTCATGGTTGAACGTGGCAACTACCGTACAACGTCATGTCCTTCGGCTTGAAGAATGTCGGTGCAACCTATCATATGATGATGAATAAGATGTTCAAGCAAGAGATCGACGAAATATATAGCAATTTATATTAAAGACATGATCGTAAAACCTAGCAAAGAAGAGCACCACATCAAACACCTCGTCGGCGTGTTCAGATAAGTCTGGCACAACAACACGAGGCTTAACCATGAGAAATGCACCTTCGGGGTTATATTCTCCAATTTCTTGCGATTTTACTTAATAGAGGCTCTTACGGCGAAGAAATGGATAATGAAATTAAACAGGATGTTCACAACCCTAATTTGCTTCATCTCAAGTTCAGCTCAACACGTTTTGTCATTCTAAAAGTTACTAAAGAAAGAATCACAGTTTGAATGGATCCCGAAATTCGAACATACATTTGTGTAACTAAAAGCGACCTCTCTACCCCGCCAGTATTATCTAGATTGTCGGTTGATGAGACTTTATATCTCTACCAACCTGCATTTGTCGAAGCAGTTAGTGTCGTTTTAATCCAAGAAGCAAACCTCATTCAAACCCCAATTTACTTTGTATCTAAAGCACTAGTAGGGTCGAAAACACACTACCTAAAGATAAAGAATATTGCATTAGAATTATTAACAGCCTTAAGAAAATTACGACCCTACTTCTTAAAGCATGTCATCTTCTTCCGGACCATTTTCCCCCTTAAGAGGGTTATCCACAGACCGGATATGGCAAAAATGGTTTATTAAGATCTCTGAATTCGACGTCTCCTTTGAACCAGGGAAGGCATTGAAGACCCAAGTCTTTGTAGACTTCTTATCATAAATAACGTCAAATGGGTAAAACTAGAAGCCTTagcaaatataaataaatatgacaACACACAAATACTCTTCAAATGAAGCATCCTGACAAGGTATAGGATTCCACAATTTGTTAATACCGATAATGGGATGTAGTTCACTAAAAAAATTTGGATAAATAATCTTAAGTGGACTTTTCCCacaagtggttctataaatagaATCTTTGTGCAGAAACTTGCACTTgataaaattcaattttgaaaactctctctctctctctatctctctttatCTCTCTCTATATCTCTCTCTTCATTCGTAACAGTTAGCACTGAGGTTGAAGGCACTCTCTTCGTGTGGATTGGGTAAAGGGGTTGTTTTTTGTACATATTGTGATCATTCTTCCGATTCTACATCAAAAGTGTTAATCGCCACAAAAGATAATTGTTTATATCactaatcatgcatcatttgcaagGATCAACTCAAGGAAAAATTTTATTTTCCGTTGCATTTTATATTGCGATTTTCCACGGTGGcgaaataacaattaaaaaatttAGGGTTGGCGTTGACCACGAAACCCTATGATAAACCATACTCTATATACCATATTGAATATcaatatttctaatattattgaaAAGGTTGAAAACACCTATTTATATACAAAAAGATATAATCTAAATAAGAATATTGTATAATCTTATTATAATTCCTAAAGATACTaccaaattaattataataaatattaatatctcAGAGGtcaaagaagaaagaaacaaagaTATACGAAAAATGAAGAGATGCAAAATACAATTGACAAGAGCAAGATTTGAAATTAAATGCAGTAGGTATCATATGAATGAACAAGACAAGGCAGTGCGCAAACTTCCACAACCTTTAACATAATATTTATCTCAACAGAACTTAACTCCAACACCAAATCAAACACTTGTGTGTACCTAACTCCAAATTAGCCTTGATAGTTCAACTTTGTATAAGAGAGGTTGCTCAACTGGTTTAAGCTAGTTGAGCTAAGGGTTAAAGGAGTAAAAAATCATTGGTTCAATCTTTGACAACGGAGAGAAATAATACTAACTGCTAATAATTTGTCATTAAAAAATGGTTGTGCACACCTAACTCCAAATTAGCCTTGATAGCATCTCTAAATaatgtttttattatattttaatataattattattgcaTTGAAAGTTAATGGCatattatatcttttatttatgAATGATCTCAATATTTTAAATGCTACATTGAATGTATATAACATGTTTATGCCTTTAACTTATGAATATCACCATATTTTAGATGTTTTGTAGGATGCAACTTTCTTTATATTTTGGATATTATGTTGATTATATTTTGGAAGTTATGTTGGAAATATTGTGTAGTTAGAATCTTAGCTATTTTGATAGATCATTTTGGTTGAGAAGTTTATATTTGTTTAAATGATATGCTTCATCATTcataaaaatttgttttaaaaaaaaaaaacctatattTATAAACTTCAAAAATATGTTTAAACACTATAACTATCCCTGCCTCAGCATCCCAGGATCAAAAGAACAATTTCTGCATGTAAAGATAAAGTGTGGTCATTGCTGGCTGAGGCTCCAACGTTCTCATCACAGGTTAACCCTTTGGCCAGGTGTTAGTGTTAGGCAACATCATAACCAAATTATAAATAATCAGAAAGTGATATAAGAATGTTGGCCAAGAGGGTTGGACATTATAAGACTTGAGTAAGACAAGAACTACAAACATATATAAAACCCAAAGCACAGGTGGAAATTTTGTATTTGCACAGCAATTTGCAATAAAATAATCTAAGTACATAGTTTTTTCGGATTCCACAGAGAAGTGTATTAATGATTAAGCTTTTTTTCAACTATATATACAAGCCATCAATCTGAACTCAGATTGTCTATGCCAACCACAATGGGTTCTCTCAATTTAGAAGAATGTCCACTGAAATTTCATTTCATTCCTTATCCTGCACCTGGCCATATGATCCCGCTTTGCGATATAGCTACACTCTTCGCCTCACACGGTCACCATGTCACCATCATTACAACTCCTTCTAATGCTGAAATCCTTCTCAAATCCGTCCCTTCCCACCAGCATATCAGTCTTCATACTGTTCCGTTTCCTTCCCGCCAAGTAGGCCTGCCACTCGGTGTTGAAAACCTTGCCTCTGTTAACAATGTTGAGAACTCCTACAAGGTCCACCAGGCTACCATGTTGCTGCAATTACCTATCAGCAAGTTTGTGGAGCAAGACGCGCCGGACTGCATTGTGGCGGATTTTATGTTCTTGTGGGCGGATGAGTTGGCAAACAAGCTTCATGTTCCTAGACTCGCCTTCAACGGTTTCTCTCTCTTTGCCATATGTGCCATGGAATCCCTCAAGGCACACAGCTATGAGTCATCTGTCATTAAGGGCCTTCCTCATTGTATCGCCTTGAATGCAACACCACCCGAGGCACTGACTGAATTTATGGAACCATTGCTGGAAACAGAACTCAAAAGCTACGGGCTCATTGTCAACAACTTCACTGAACTTGACGGAGAAGAGTACATCGAGCATTACGAGAAAACCACAGGTCACAAAGCTTGGCATCTAGGACCAGTTTCTCTCATTTGTAGGACCACTCAAGAAAAAGCGGATAGAGGGCAAACAAGCGCAGTGAGCGTGGATGAGTGCTTGAGTTGGCTAAACTTAAAGCAGCCAAACTCAGTGCTCTACATATGTTTTGGGAGCTTATGCCATTTCTCTGATAAGCAGTTGTATGAGATTGCAAGCGCTATAGAAGCATCAGGTCACCAATTCATATGGGTTGTCCCCGAAAAGAAAGGGACGGCCGAGAGAAATGACAGGAATGAAAAGTGGATGCCGAAGGGATTTGAAGAGAGGAACACAGGAATGATCATAAGAGGATGGGCACCACAAGTGGTGATTTTAGGCCACCCTTCTATCAGTGCATTCTTGACACACTGCGGATGGAACTCCACTGTGGAGGCTGTTAGTGCAGGGGTTCCAATGATCACATGGCCAGTGCACGACGAGCAATTCTACAATGAAAAGTTAATAACTCAAGTGCGACGAATTGGTGTAGAGGTCGGAGCAGAAGAGTGGAGCATCATTGGTTTCATGGAGAGGAAGAAGTTGGTGGGTAGAGACATCATAGAGAAGGCTGTGAGAAGGTTGATGGACGGTGGAATTGAAGCTGATGAAATAAGACATCGTGCACAAGAGTATGCAGTAAAGGCCAAACGAGCTGTTCAAGAAGGTGGTTCGTCCCACAAAAATTTAATGGCCTTGATTGATGATCTTAAGCGAGAGAGGGGATATAAGCCATTAGATTCATAGGGATTTCAAGTTTTAAACATCATTAATTATCATTGTTACTAAACATCACAGAATAATGGCCAAATGAGGCCAAGACCAACAACCAAACATTGTTGTATTGCATTAGCTGTGCAAATGCCTGTTTGGATTTacatttacaaagaacaaattatGATTTAGAGGTGTTTTGATGTATGTCCcatatattactattattatttaaatgattAGAAAATAACTCAGCAAAGAATGAAACAACCATAAAAATAAACACATTCGATTTTCCTTGTCCTCCATGTGAAAGAATAGTATCTTATTCTTATGCAATGTAATCCCATTTCATAAACGATAAAGCAATGATTGTCATGGCATATTCCAGCATATTCTTATAccattctttaaaaatatttgggATGCCTTTGATAGAACCAACCACCTACTTGAACTAAAATTATTTAACACCtacctttttaatttatttttagcttCAACCTTGTTAGCAGAGTGAGTATCTTTGGGGTAAGCCAAAtagttatattaataaaaaaggcCAAGCTAAAACACAACATGTACCAAGCTAAACAAAGCAGAATGGTACCAAAAATAGTCTgcataaaaactaaaaacaaaacaccAAGATTGAAGAAATTGTAATATATTCGGAGTCAAAACCCAAGTTTACGATCTTGTAGATAGAGTTTGATGCAAGCTATAACCTTTTTCATACTCAACAAAATTTCAAGTCCTAAATTGCATATGTTTATTGAATAGAAACTAAATTGCACTCAAGCATTTCTTATATCCTTCGCAAAATTCTTATGCACTTCCAGTGCATATTTCAATCAATGACTCGAGTCATCATAATCCTGAAGTTATGACATTCTTATATTTCAAAATGGGATCATTCAAGGTTTGCCATTAGTTTGAATCATAAATCCATTAAACCATGATAGATGTTTTTTAGTattgtaataataaatatttttgttctcAGATTTCAGTAATAAAACACATAAAAGACAACATGGAAATCATGAACAGAAACTGAAAATCTAAAGCTACATTCATGATTCACCAACAATCAAGCTAAAGCAGATCAAGTTGCACATCACTGTATCTTTATATAAAGTTACAAAAAGTGACCACAAAGCAAAAAtaactaaaacaaaacaaaaacataaacttGATTTGTGCTACTTACTAGAGCAAACCATTTGAGTTCCAATTATGATTGTCGAATATCATGGTTGTTGTGGTGATGGAATTCTCTTATTAACAGGCTTCATCTTGTGGTTGCTTCCGTTGTTGTTATCATCGGAAACAGCTTTGGCAAACGCCTCCACAATTCGTCGCTGAGATTCGAGAATCATCTCAGTGCGCTTCATTTCCATATCCATTCGCATTGCTTCAATCTCCCTTGCCATCTCCATCTTCATTTGCTCCAT encodes:
- the LOC131632073 gene encoding probable UDP-glucosyl transferase 73B6 translates to MPTTMGSLNLEECPLKFHFIPYPAPGHMIPLCDIATLFASHGHHVTIITTPSNAEILLKSVPSHQHISLHTVPFPSRQVGLPLGVENLASVNNVENSYKVHQATMLLQLPISKFVEQDAPDCIVADFMFLWADELANKLHVPRLAFNGFSLFAICAMESLKAHSYESSVIKGLPHCIALNATPPEALTEFMEPLLETELKSYGLIVNNFTELDGEEYIEHYEKTTGHKAWHLGPVSLICRTTQEKADRGQTSAVSVDECLSWLNLKQPNSVLYICFGSLCHFSDKQLYEIASAIEASGHQFIWVVPEKKGTAERNDRNEKWMPKGFEERNTGMIIRGWAPQVVILGHPSISAFLTHCGWNSTVEAVSAGVPMITWPVHDEQFYNEKLITQVRRIGVEVGAEEWSIIGFMERKKLVGRDIIEKAVRRLMDGGIEADEIRHRAQEYAVKAKRAVQEGGSSHKNLMALIDDLKRERGYKPLDS